From the genome of Rhododendron vialii isolate Sample 1 chromosome 10a, ASM3025357v1:
CTGCGAGTTTTTATATCgcagtattttttttgtctaaatgaGATAATCTTACTGTAGCTCAAAACactagaaataaataaataaagaaagaaaaaaagaaaatggaaaaccgTTTGGCACGTGGCATGTAGTGGGCCCCTTACCCCAGCGCTCGAATCTCTCTATAAGCTAAGAAAAACCACTTCCCTAAACCTCCGCTTCACAACATTTACTCCGTCCCACAACGTTCCCCCCTGTCTCTCTCCACCACCGCCCTCCGCCGCCGGCGTCAAAATGGACGCCGCCTTCCACTTTCCCATCTACCTAACCAACGGcgtgttcttctctctcttcttctctgtcGCCTACTTCCTCCTCCACCGCTGGCGCGAGAAGATTCGCAACTCCACGCCCCTCCACGTGGTCACCCACTCCGAGCTCTTCGCCGTCGTTTCGCTCATCGCTTCGGCCGTTTACTTGGTCGGATTCTTCGGCCTCGACTTCGTCCAGTCGGTGTTCACCGGGAAAAACTCCGACGTCGGTAATTGGGACTCCGCCGACGAGGAGATTGTAAAGGCGGTGGCTCCTAGGCCTTACGAGGCGGTGGTTGCGGTGGAGAAGTCGGAAACGAAgtcggaggaggaggatgaggagattGTGAAGGCGGTGGTGGAAGGGAGAACGGCGTCGTACTCGCTTGAGTCGAAGATTGGGGATTGTAAGAGAGCGGCAGGGATACGGCGGGAAGCGCTGCAGAGGATTACAGGTAACCGTCCGATACTCGTGAGTTCCGCACTATGAATGGAGCCCATACTAAGGTTTAAAATATCAGTCGTCACTTATCATGTCGGCCTTTGTTGCGTAACGGTTTTTCAGATTTCCGATACAGTCATAATTTACAGGTGAAATGGAAAATCGCATGCGTATCGACTGGTATATTCATCCGTTTTCTAATTCACGGATCATTAATACTTAACCGAGTGACTAGGCACTTAACGTTATATAGCTAGACACCATTGTTTAAAACCTTGCCCCACTAACGCTATACTATATTTTTAGATACCGTTGTTTAAAACCTTGCTCCACACACATTGAAAAATTCAGGACGCATGTTTTGGAATTTGTGTCCGAATATATAATTATGTGTGAAgcattttagtttcataatATTTGGATTTCTCATGGAGTATAAGTTTATGCAATGCAATTAAAGGGTGATATATTGTCACAATTTTATTTAAACACTTACAAGCAAGATAATTTGCATCAATTCTCTATTCTCAAGTATTAGTAattttattatcaaaaaaaaaaaagtattagtaatttttattttcgtaAAAGAGATCATTTACATTATATacgaagtacaaagtacaaatctGAAAAACTGTATCAATTGTGAGAATTCACGAGACAATTAAATCTAGCAACTtaaccaatacaagaaaaaataagctcatttatagggtaaaaacaaagaaagaaaggaaaagcccCTCCAAATGAAGAACAGTtctgacctcctagtgagatgcatCCTGGCCAACCTGAACTAACCCCAATTGGTTAAATCATGATAGCTCAGGAAGCTAGGTAATTTATTACTAATATTCGGACAACACTGGATATTTCTTTAATAGGTGCGACAAaggttattttaatttttgtgacttaatTCCTTGAAACCTAATATTAAGACTTCAATTTTAATTACGTAGATTTGTTTTATAATTTAATCAactgtgaaaaaaattatgtgatCACTCGCCCATGTGTCGCACAGGCACAATACTTGTTTATTCtctattcaattagttgtttaCATTATTATTATGCAAAACTGTAGTAATATTACTAATATACAATGTTTCTCTTTGAAGAATTGGTTTTTTTACTAATGATGTCAAAATTACTTAAATTTCCCCTTAATTGTTATGGAAACGATTTTCAGTATggtttttctagtcaatttTGAGTATAAATTTGGTTAAAAGCTCAATTTTAGCCATAAGTTCAACGCTTGTTCCCATAAGCTTCTTTCACTAAATTTTGTGTGACAATATCTTCTCTTAATCCCAtatcactttctttctttttctttttctttttctttttctttttttccggtCAAATAGAAATTCCCATATCACTTTCTTGAAAGGATAAAAGAGCTGTCTTTTACCCTTCTTCATCAAATATAGATTATAGATAGTACAATCAAGGATTTGGTCAATAGTTGGAGATTCGTTAGGATAATGAAATTATTCTATTCAGTGTCACGTTAgatgtttctctctctgttccataattttttattacgAGAAATCGTATCATTCTTCGAATAATACTCCTAAGTAAAGTCCAATAGTATTAAATTGGtgaaaaaaagtacaaaaagctATACACGAAAATGTAttaactttttattcaaaatatggGATCCGGAAACGCTGTTGTGCACTACCTGTGTAGTGCGCGTGTAGTGCGTCATCgtagccgtccaaaagtgttctcAATGGTCTGAACCGTTAGTCGATGAGATTGACGGCTGTGTGCTAGCATAGCACTATAGAGGGGTGCCGCAATGGTCTGAACCGTTAGTTGATGAGATCGACGGTTGTGTACTGCCATACAACGCACTACGGGTGCACTACGGCACCCCTGGCTCCCAAAATATGACATTCCTTTCATTATAGATCATGGGATGTAAGAAGTATTCGAATGCGATATTCAGCCGTGGTGAAAGTAACGAATATGCGCAAACAATTGGAAACATCTATGCTTATGATGTGAGGTATATTTCTCACCCCACTAAAATACTAAATAAAAATCCCCATAAACCATCTGATTACAGGAAAATCTCTTGCCGGTCTACCATTGGATGGATTTGACTATGAATCAATACTTGGTCAATGCTGCGAGATGCCGGTGGGTTATATTCAGATTCCGCTGGGGATCGCCGGACCTCTGTTACTCGACGGAAAGGAGTACTCTGTTCCAATGGCAACAACGGAGGGGTGTCTGGTGGCCAGCACAAACAGGGGTTGCAAGGCCATCTACTTGTGTGGCGGTGCCGCCAGCGTTGTGTTGAGGGACGGCATGACTAGAGCCCCGGTCGTCCGGTTTGCCACCGCCAAGAGGGCGGCAGAGCTGAAGTTCTTCTTGGAGGACCCCATGAACTTCGACATTATTTCCGTTGTTTTCGACAAGTCAGTACTCTTTTCCCCCACTTTCATTGCCTTTGATATTTTTCGGTTCTATTACCTTCTCCATGATATTCTGTTAAGTTACTTATTGTCCCGACCAGTTAAGATATTAGGAAATGAGTCTCACAATACATATGGAGCTAGTTAACATAATCAAAACAGCAGAATTTGCAAAATAGAATCAATGCAAACGAAGAGATTTGCATAAATCAAGTGGAGAGATTTGAGTCTACACAACCGCTAGGAACCAAAAACTATGACATCCTTTTTAATCATAGTAACCAAGTGGTAACTTGCTCCCTTTATTGGGATGACATACCGAGTTCCTTTCTCAGTGTGAAGTTTCACCTTCCCACCATCCTAGGTTAGATTGTGATAGATTAAATGATGTTCCTCCATGTACGAAAGACCATAGATCTTTTGGTTGTGCTTGATTTGTATTGCTTTTGAACTT
Proteins encoded in this window:
- the LOC131304380 gene encoding 3-hydroxy-3-methylglutaryl-coenzyme A reductase 3-like is translated as MDAAFHFPIYLTNGVFFSLFFSVAYFLLHRWREKIRNSTPLHVVTHSELFAVVSLIASAVYLVGFFGLDFVQSVFTGKNSDVGNWDSADEEIVKAVAPRPYEAVVAVEKSETKSEEEDEEIVKAVVEGRTASYSLESKIGDCKRAAGIRREALQRITGKSLAGLPLDGFDYESILGQCCEMPVGYIQIPLGIAGPLLLDGKEYSVPMATTEGCLVASTNRGCKAIYLCGGAASVVLRDGMTRAPVVRFATAKRAAELKFFLEDPMNFDIISVVFDKSSRFARLQGIKCAVAGKNLYMRFTCSTGDAMGMNMVSKGVQNVLDFLHMDFPDMDVIGISGNFCSDKKPAAVNWIDGRGKSVVCEAIIKQEVVRKVLKTEVAALVELNMLKNLTGSAVAGALGGFNAHASNIVSAVFIATGQDPAQNVESSQCITMMEAVNDGEDLHVSVTMPSIEVGTVGGGTQLASQSACLNLLGVKGSNRESPGSNSRLLATIVAGAVLAGELSLMSALAAGQLVKSHMKYNRSSKDLTKVLLMAGK